In Alkalihalobacterium alkalinitrilicum, a genomic segment contains:
- a CDS encoding AbrB/MazE/SpoVT family DNA-binding domain-containing protein, with protein sequence MEDKPTSQFLGKVIEINGNGAVVIPKDFIDIAQIRGDKVEIFANDGGVTIRSIDQFCYFCDTNGSMSKIFFQGEDRNICQSCRSQLLQDVKTGEEAE encoded by the coding sequence ATGGAAGATAAGCCAACTAGTCAATTTTTAGGAAAGGTTATTGAAATCAACGGGAATGGTGCAGTAGTCATTCCAAAAGACTTTATAGACATTGCTCAAATTAGAGGAGATAAAGTGGAGATCTTCGCTAATGACGGTGGAGTAACCATCCGAAGCATCGACCAATTTTGTTACTTTTGTGATACCAATGGTTCGATGAGTAAGATATTTTTTCAAGGAGAAGATCGAAACATTTGCCAAAGTTGTAGAAGTCAATTGTTACAAGATGTTAAAACTGGGGAGGAAGCAGAATGA
- the tnpA gene encoding IS200/IS605 family transposase, with translation MDGYKKNSHAVFDIKYHVIWVTKYRYKVLHGPIAIRTRELIRQGCEARGITILQGSVGKDHIHLLLSCPPSLAPSQIMQYLKGRSSRLLQDQFPELKKKYWGQHLWARGYFCATVGTVDEETIRNYIANQFNEEKNDIFTIEE, from the coding sequence ATGGACGGCTACAAAAAGAATAGTCATGCAGTTTTTGATATCAAATATCATGTTATCTGGGTAACAAAATACAGGTATAAGGTATTACATGGTCCTATTGCCATAAGAACACGGGAGTTAATTAGGCAAGGATGCGAAGCGAGAGGAATCACAATATTGCAGGGAAGTGTTGGAAAAGATCACATCCACTTATTGTTATCCTGTCCACCAAGTCTTGCCCCAAGTCAAATCATGCAATATCTAAAAGGAAGGTCATCAAGGTTACTTCAAGATCAATTTCCAGAATTAAAAAAGAAATATTGGGGTCAACACTTATGGGCAAGAGGCTATTTTTGTGCAACTGTAGGAACAGTGGATGAAGAAACAATTAGAAATTATATTGCCAATCAGTTTAATGAAGAAAAGAACGATATATTTACGATTGAGGAATGA
- a CDS encoding DUF898 domain-containing protein, which yields MSTNLTVQEENTNETYTVELRSYFDGGLLQFIGWVILGTLVTVFTLGICYPWAVCMIYGWKIDHTVVEGRRLKFNGTAIGLFGNWIKWWFLTIITLGIYSFWLFIALEKWKAKHTTFVN from the coding sequence ATGTCTACAAACCTAACTGTTCAAGAAGAAAACACAAACGAGACTTACACAGTGGAATTACGTTCTTATTTTGATGGTGGCTTACTGCAATTTATAGGATGGGTTATTTTAGGCACACTTGTTACAGTTTTCACTTTAGGGATTTGTTATCCGTGGGCGGTATGCATGATTTATGGTTGGAAAATTGATCATACGGTAGTTGAGGGAAGAAGATTGAAGTTTAACGGTACAGCAATTGGTCTTTTCGGAAATTGGATCAAGTGGTGGTTCTTAACGATTATTACTCTAGGAATTTATAGTTTCTGGTTATTTATCGCTTTAGAGAAATGGAAAGCAAAACATACTACATTCGTTAATTAA
- a CDS encoding GNAT family N-acetyltransferase, translating into MVNNVQIEQVEIIDKHVDELSELLIQLVKDDASIGFLPPLQISDANKYWMNVLNPEVLLFVAKINNQIVGSVQLQLCTKQNGGHRAEIAKLMTHPNYRRNGIGRSLMKKAEERAKQEGRSLLVLDTREGDPSNLLYSSIGYIHAGKIPYYAKSANGELHSTVLYYKSF; encoded by the coding sequence TTGGTTAATAATGTGCAGATTGAACAAGTGGAAATTATTGATAAACACGTTGATGAACTTTCCGAACTTCTGATACAGCTAGTAAAAGATGACGCATCGATTGGTTTTTTACCACCACTGCAAATTTCGGATGCTAATAAATATTGGATGAATGTATTAAATCCTGAAGTGCTTCTATTTGTCGCTAAAATAAACAATCAGATAGTTGGAAGCGTACAGTTACAGCTATGCACTAAGCAGAATGGTGGTCATAGAGCTGAAATTGCAAAACTAATGACACACCCTAATTATCGACGTAATGGTATTGGTCGTTCACTTATGAAGAAAGCTGAAGAACGAGCCAAGCAGGAGGGCAGGTCATTATTAGTTCTCGATACAAGAGAAGGAGACCCTTCTAACCTTCTTTATTCTTCAATTGGTTATATTCATGCTGGTAAAATCCCTTATTATGCTAAATCGGCAAATGGAGAACTACATTCTACCGTTCTTTATTATAAATCTTTTTAA
- a CDS encoding DUF1617 family protein, with protein MKLKNNDLRSLANFLVDEKLGGKASRMRTRFIKILNERLKEVEEFRIELLEKYAKKDDEGKAILTEGSYELDDLETFNKEYADLMDEEFIIDETESKREMLTHVKRILENTEKEFNGADAFAYDRWCETFENLKYEDKASPKE; from the coding sequence ATGAAACTAAAAAATAATGATCTTAGAAGTCTAGCAAACTTTTTAGTAGATGAGAAATTAGGTGGTAAAGCTTCCAGAATGCGAACGAGGTTTATTAAAATTCTTAATGAACGACTTAAGGAAGTTGAAGAGTTTAGGATTGAATTACTAGAAAAGTATGCTAAGAAGGATGATGAAGGTAAAGCTATACTAACTGAAGGTAGTTATGAATTAGATGATTTAGAAACGTTTAATAAAGAGTACGCTGATCTTATGGACGAAGAATTTATCATCGATGAAACGGAATCCAAAAGAGAAATGTTAACTCATGTTAAGCGTATCTTAGAGAATACAGAAAAAGAATTCAACGGTGCTGATGCGTTTGCTTATGATCGTTGGTGTGAGACGTTTGAAAACTTAAAATATGAAGATAAAGCAAGTCCTAAGGAATAA
- a CDS encoding IS110 family transposase, protein MDVIIERACGMDVHKDSITACIITPKGKEIQSFSTKTVFLLKLLDWIKEHGCTHVAMESTSAYWKPIVNLLESEDIVFLVVNAQHIKAVPGRKSDVNDAEWIAKLLRHGLLKASFIPDRNQRELRELVRYRRSIIEERARQHNRIQKVLEGANIKLGSVISDIMGVSSKNMLRAIAEGEDDPEKLANLAQRTLKRKKDDLELALRGYISPNQRLMLKTIIKHIDFLSEEIEKLDQEVAKRVSSYQEDIDRLDSIPGIATRMAEQILSEVGTDVKQQFPSAAHMCSWAGLVPGQNESAGKRKSSKTRKGNKYLRSALTEAAHSVRGSKNYLGALYRRTASRKGRKRAGIVVAHAMLRISYYLLIRKKMYVDLGEDYFDKQREQSIVRHSLRRLESLGYTVSLSESEAS, encoded by the coding sequence ATGGATGTAATCATTGAACGAGCATGCGGGATGGATGTTCATAAAGATTCTATTACTGCATGTATTATCACCCCAAAAGGAAAGGAGATTCAATCATTTTCAACGAAAACAGTGTTTTTGTTGAAACTACTAGACTGGATTAAGGAACATGGGTGTACACACGTTGCCATGGAGAGTACAAGTGCATATTGGAAGCCAATCGTGAATTTACTTGAGAGTGAAGACATTGTGTTTTTAGTGGTCAATGCCCAACACATCAAAGCGGTTCCTGGACGTAAATCTGATGTAAATGATGCCGAATGGATTGCAAAACTGCTTCGCCATGGATTGTTAAAAGCAAGTTTTATCCCTGATCGAAACCAACGAGAATTACGGGAGCTCGTTCGTTATCGTCGGAGCATCATTGAGGAACGTGCAAGACAACATAATCGGATCCAAAAAGTGCTAGAAGGAGCTAATATTAAACTAGGTTCTGTTATATCAGATATCATGGGGGTTTCATCTAAAAATATGCTTCGTGCCATAGCCGAAGGTGAAGACGATCCTGAAAAACTAGCAAACTTGGCTCAACGTACATTAAAACGAAAAAAGGATGATCTTGAACTCGCTCTTCGAGGTTATATAAGTCCAAATCAACGGCTAATGTTAAAAACGATTATAAAGCATATTGATTTTTTAAGTGAGGAAATTGAGAAGCTTGATCAAGAAGTAGCTAAAAGAGTCAGCTCCTATCAAGAGGATATAGATAGGCTAGATTCTATTCCTGGAATCGCTACTCGAATGGCCGAACAAATCTTATCTGAGGTTGGAACTGATGTAAAGCAGCAGTTTCCAAGTGCGGCTCACATGTGTTCGTGGGCAGGTCTTGTACCTGGACAGAACGAGAGTGCTGGTAAAAGGAAGTCTTCTAAAACCAGAAAAGGGAACAAGTATCTGAGATCGGCATTAACAGAAGCAGCTCATTCAGTGAGAGGATCCAAAAACTACCTTGGCGCACTGTATAGGCGTACAGCATCGCGCAAAGGCAGGAAACGAGCAGGAATTGTCGTCGCTCACGCCATGTTACGTATCTCTTATTATCTCTTAATCCGTAAAAAGATGTATGTAGATCTAGGCGAAGATTACTTTGATAAGCAAAGAGAGCAATCCATTGTTCGACATTCGCTGCGCAGACTTGAGAGTTTAGGTTACACCGTATCATTGTCAGAATCAGAAGCCTCTTGA
- a CDS encoding GNAT family N-acetyltransferase, which translates to MNGEIVGSIFVVEGSEDTAKLRLLIVDPKARGLGLGSQLVEDCINFSRRVGYKKLVLWTNSVLKEARHIYQKKGFKLVNEEKHNSFGQDLVGETWELLL; encoded by the coding sequence ATGAACGGAGAAATTGTGGGTTCTATTTTTGTTGTAGAAGGAAGTGAAGATACGGCTAAACTTCGTTTACTAATAGTAGACCCAAAAGCTAGAGGGTTAGGACTAGGTTCACAATTAGTTGAAGATTGTATTAACTTTTCTAGACGGGTTGGATATAAGAAACTCGTCCTATGGACGAATAGTGTCCTAAAGGAAGCTCGGCATATTTATCAGAAAAAGGGATTTAAACTTGTAAATGAAGAAAAACATAATAGTTTTGGGCAAGATTTAGTTGGAGAGACATGGGAACTGTTACTTTAG
- a CDS encoding phage holin — MGISKEVWVRIIVFLLAWLNALLSKWGYSLPYIGEEFIAIVLAAVVSVWTGWKDNDITKKAIDKKARLKEIDVKENG; from the coding sequence ATGGGTATTAGTAAAGAAGTATGGGTTCGAATAATTGTTTTCCTTCTAGCATGGTTAAATGCCCTTTTATCAAAGTGGGGTTATTCGTTACCTTACATTGGAGAAGAGTTTATCGCAATTGTTCTTGCAGCTGTCGTATCTGTTTGGACTGGATGGAAAGACAATGACATTACTAAAAAAGCTATCGATAAGAAAGCGAGATTAAAAGAAATAGATGTGAAGGAGAATGGATGA
- a CDS encoding phage tail spike protein yields the protein MTIIHILDHLTDKIVQTLENKQNSQPFWNDNHTSNLKNEEHFDFQTLYDNSQHLTSRNRVIIPDEDGFFREFIVDETIKDKETKEVYTTASYLDLRKQKVIEPTTLEGATVNTSTDFILSGTEWKRGITEYAGIRSITFENYTDPFKALKQIASMFELELRFRIEVQGGSVVGRYVDLIKRQGEWRGKEVEVGKDLIGLKRREQAENIVSALLCLGPEREDGTQLVLTVEDEEARQRWSRTGQHMWDIYEPQSEDQDMTEERLRSLGETELNKRINSVVQYEADQASIEHIFGYEHEKVRLGDTTRIKDTSYAPALYMEARVISVERSISDPSQKKYILGDFIEYDEEDLKANFRALQKIVAQKVSEQKLLDTTYTKVQIDDKDVGVYQDGTIYTDQRSDQAETNAKDHAEQKDEEVKQEAKSHADDKAREAEDNAKGYALTEAEKARLAAIQAAEQDAQNKVNEARTALEADISAKADKLYVDAEIALKVAQDIYDAKVAELEGSIDSKVAETTFNTTITNINADIAEKAGLEYVDGQLVDKANKGDVYTKIEVNNALDSKVSTTTYNTDMDGVVTRLNNAETSISSNESEIALKASQTDLDTIKGRLSTAETSITANANEIALKASQTEVNEIEGRVSTTESTLSVHANEIASKVSQVDHDSLTGRVSTAETNITQNANEIATKASQTDVDALGTRMTNAETTITQNSNDITLKATQSDLDTVEGRVTDAEAEIVINANEISQRVAKTTYDTKMSELDNSISNHATRLSTAETSITQNANAIESRATKTEVNNLTGRVSTAETTLTQHSTEISSKASQTALNTLTGRVSTAESNITQNANEISQRVTKTEFDDLTIGGRNFAYGEILRGFNLGNGLSSNNAYRNFDVLTLKQGIYIISHQTDLGVRLSPSTNINVLDGAGTYNFTNPFRVEVTEEVNIRVNMRNAETSDLGDDYLTLKEIGFKLEKGNKATDWTPAPEDIDSEINSLTGRLSSAETSITQNATDITSKANRVDVYTKGEANTLLNGKANQNDLTNLTTRVTSAETSITQNAESITSKASQTDLNTLTGRVNTAESNITQNATAITQRVTTTTYESGMAGKENTVFKQNSAPAHLNGRLWLNTSVTPNILYRSTGSAWVKATPTTASEVGAYSSSDGSNLATRVSTAESTITQHADEIALRVEKDGVIGAINLTSETARIAANKIHIDGNVTFSSGYNPKTANDTIDGNKSTWDRASNINSNGTFNTSKLSGTVAENQINSTSTAKWNTANADTSRWKMLGKTTINGGQIETDTITAVQISVTSLDAISANLGTVTAGTIQGVEIIGGSISSNTNINVTTDLYVGDNIYIGNSAQLGTKRLMFNEDSYFQAIDNDVFINALNGKLDIAANGRMNLLAANDTFELYTKQAVLQTTDDFVRVRRGSRPTTIYEVLGRSDTTEIYWNADQNNDYGMIYRVGGTIAARMYRTGAMDIEGDLTVKGTRAIVNQLGFSSGTISGTRNGDIWYGNGFAGVGWYFRKASGWVREIAG from the coding sequence TTGACTATTATTCACATTCTCGATCATCTAACTGATAAGATTGTTCAAACACTTGAGAACAAACAAAACTCTCAACCATTTTGGAATGACAATCACACTAGTAACCTTAAAAATGAGGAACACTTTGACTTCCAAACGTTATACGATAATAGTCAACATCTTACTTCGAGAAACCGTGTCATCATTCCCGATGAAGACGGTTTTTTTCGTGAGTTTATTGTCGATGAAACAATAAAAGACAAGGAAACAAAAGAGGTTTATACAACCGCTTCCTATCTAGATTTACGGAAGCAAAAAGTAATTGAACCAACTACGTTAGAAGGGGCTACGGTAAATACTTCTACAGACTTTATTTTAAGCGGCACTGAGTGGAAAAGAGGAATAACCGAATATGCTGGTATTCGTTCGATTACATTTGAGAATTACACCGATCCTTTTAAGGCACTGAAACAGATTGCGAGTATGTTTGAGTTAGAATTGCGCTTCCGAATTGAAGTACAAGGCGGTAGTGTTGTAGGTCGATATGTTGATTTGATCAAACGCCAAGGTGAGTGGAGAGGTAAAGAGGTTGAGGTCGGCAAAGATCTAATCGGCTTAAAGCGTAGAGAGCAAGCAGAAAACATTGTATCTGCTTTACTATGTTTAGGTCCTGAACGTGAAGATGGTACGCAATTAGTATTAACTGTGGAAGATGAAGAGGCAAGGCAACGTTGGAGCCGAACCGGTCAGCATATGTGGGATATTTACGAGCCACAAAGTGAAGATCAGGATATGACTGAAGAAAGACTTCGTTCACTTGGGGAAACTGAACTTAATAAGCGTATCAATTCCGTTGTACAGTATGAAGCAGATCAGGCAAGTATTGAACATATTTTCGGCTATGAACATGAAAAGGTGCGGCTAGGAGATACCACACGCATTAAAGATACATCATATGCACCAGCACTATATATGGAAGCACGCGTAATATCTGTGGAACGTTCTATTTCAGATCCATCTCAAAAGAAATACATTTTAGGAGATTTCATTGAGTATGATGAAGAAGATTTAAAAGCTAATTTTAGAGCCTTGCAGAAGATTGTGGCCCAAAAAGTATCGGAACAAAAATTATTAGATACGACCTATACAAAAGTACAAATTGACGATAAGGATGTAGGAGTGTATCAGGACGGCACGATTTATACGGATCAACGCTCAGATCAAGCGGAAACTAATGCAAAAGATCACGCTGAGCAAAAGGATGAAGAAGTAAAACAAGAAGCTAAAAGCCATGCTGATGATAAGGCTAGAGAAGCTGAGGATAATGCAAAAGGTTATGCTCTAACAGAAGCAGAAAAAGCAAGGTTAGCTGCTATTCAAGCTGCAGAACAGGACGCACAGAATAAGGTGAATGAAGCTAGGACAGCACTTGAAGCGGATATATCGGCAAAAGCAGACAAGCTCTATGTGGATGCTGAAATTGCCTTAAAAGTAGCACAAGATATTTACGATGCAAAGGTTGCTGAATTAGAAGGAAGTATTGACAGCAAGGTAGCAGAAACTACGTTTAATACGACAATTACTAATATTAATGCGGATATTGCGGAAAAAGCTGGTCTTGAATATGTGGACGGCCAATTAGTGGACAAAGCTAACAAAGGTGATGTCTACACAAAGATAGAAGTAAACAACGCTTTAGATAGCAAGGTTAGCACCACTACTTACAATACTGACATGGATGGTGTTGTAACCCGATTAAACAATGCGGAGACATCTATAAGTTCCAACGAGTCAGAGATTGCCCTAAAAGCATCGCAAACGGACTTGGATACGATCAAAGGAAGACTCTCTACTGCAGAAACTTCTATTACTGCCAATGCAAATGAAATAGCGCTGAAAGCATCGCAGACAGAAGTAAACGAAATAGAAGGTCGAGTATCCACAACTGAGAGTACCTTATCAGTCCATGCAAACGAAATAGCATCTAAAGTATCACAAGTTGATCACGACTCTCTCACAGGTCGAGTAAGCACAGCTGAAACAAATATTACGCAGAATGCAAATGAGATAGCGACTAAAGCTTCACAAACTGATGTAGATGCTCTTGGGACTAGAATGACAAATGCTGAGACTACCATTACTCAAAACTCTAATGACATTACCCTAAAAGCTACACAGTCGGATTTAGACACGGTGGAAGGTAGAGTCACAGATGCAGAAGCAGAAATAGTTATTAACGCTAATGAAATTAGTCAACGTGTTGCTAAAACAACCTATGATACTAAGATGAGTGAACTAGATAACTCAATAAGTAATCATGCCACACGCCTTTCAACTGCAGAAACTAGTATTACACAAAATGCTAACGCTATTGAAAGTAGGGCAACTAAAACAGAAGTCAATAACTTAACAGGTAGGGTTAGTACTGCTGAAACAACGTTAACACAACATTCCACTGAAATTAGTTCTAAAGCTAGTCAGACAGCTTTAAACACGTTAACAGGACGTGTTAGTACTGCTGAAAGTAATATCACACAAAATGCTAATGAAATCTCTCAAAGGGTAACTAAAACTGAGTTTGATGATTTAACTATTGGTGGTAGGAATTTTGCTTACGGGGAAATTTTAAGAGGTTTTAACCTTGGAAATGGACTTTCTTCAAACAACGCGTACAGAAATTTTGATGTTTTAACGTTAAAACAAGGGATATATATTATTTCACACCAAACTGATTTGGGAGTTAGGTTGTCCCCTTCAACAAACATAAATGTGTTAGACGGTGCGGGAACTTATAACTTTACCAATCCTTTTAGGGTAGAGGTTACTGAAGAGGTAAATATAAGAGTAAATATGAGGAATGCGGAAACGTCTGATTTAGGGGACGATTACCTAACATTAAAAGAAATAGGTTTCAAACTTGAAAAAGGTAACAAAGCAACAGACTGGACACCAGCACCTGAGGACATTGACAGTGAGATTAACAGTTTAACAGGGCGGTTATCTAGTGCTGAAACCTCTATAACACAAAATGCTACAGATATTACCTCTAAGGCTAATAGAGTGGATGTTTATACTAAGGGTGAGGCTAATACCTTACTAAATGGTAAGGCAAATCAAAACGACTTAACTAACCTTACTACACGCGTAACTAGTGCTGAGACAAGTATAACTCAAAATGCTGAGTCAATAACTAGTAAGGCAAGTCAAACGGATTTAAACACGTTAACAGGACGTGTAAATACTGCTGAAAGTAATATAACTCAAAACGCTACTGCAATTACTCAGCGAGTAACTACTACAACCTATGAAAGTGGTATGGCTGGTAAAGAAAACACAGTATTTAAACAAAATTCAGCACCAGCGCACTTAAACGGAAGATTATGGTTAAATACCTCAGTAACGCCTAATATCTTATATCGGTCAACTGGTTCTGCGTGGGTAAAAGCTACACCAACAACAGCAAGTGAAGTAGGTGCATATTCATCTAGTGATGGAAGTAATTTAGCAACTAGAGTCTCAACAGCGGAAAGTACAATCACTCAACACGCAGATGAAATAGCTTTAAGAGTAGAAAAAGATGGGGTAATAGGTGCCATTAACCTAACAAGTGAAACAGCAAGAATTGCAGCTAATAAAATTCACATTGACGGTAATGTCACGTTTTCTAGTGGATATAACCCCAAGACCGCTAATGATACTATAGATGGAAATAAAAGCACTTGGGATAGAGCAAGCAATATTAACTCAAATGGTACGTTTAACACGTCTAAATTAAGTGGTACAGTAGCCGAAAATCAAATTAACTCAACGTCAACAGCCAAATGGAATACAGCTAATGCCGATACGTCCCGTTGGAAAATGTTAGGTAAAACTACTATTAACGGTGGACAAATCGAGACGGACACAATAACAGCGGTACAAATCAGTGTAACGTCATTAGATGCTATTTCAGCTAACTTAGGAACGGTTACAGCAGGTACTATTCAAGGTGTAGAGATTATTGGTGGTAGCATATCATCCAATACCAATATCAATGTCACTACCGACCTTTACGTAGGCGACAATATTTATATAGGTAACAGCGCGCAACTCGGTACAAAGAGGTTAATGTTTAACGAGGACAGTTACTTTCAAGCCATAGATAATGACGTATTCATAAATGCTTTAAACGGGAAATTAGACATTGCGGCTAACGGTAGAATGAACCTCCTTGCAGCTAATGACACATTTGAACTTTACACAAAGCAAGCTGTATTACAAACCACTGATGATTTTGTACGGGTAAGAAGAGGGTCAAGACCGACGACAATATATGAAGTACTAGGAAGATCCGATACTACGGAAATATACTGGAACGCTGACCAAAATAACGATTACGGGATGATTTATAGAGTCGGTGGAACCATTGCCGCTAGAATGTACCGAACAGGTGCAATGGACATCGAGGGTGATCTAACAGTCAAAGGTACGAGGGCCATTGTTAACCAACTTGGTTTCTCTAGTGGTACTATTTCAGGTACTCGAAACGGTGACATATGGTACGGTAATGGCTTTGCTGGTGTCGGGTGGTATTTCCGTAAAGCAAGTGGTTGGGTTCGTGAAATTGCAGGATAA
- a CDS encoding DUF2535 family protein yields MNTQSIEIYHMSGVKYTIIDIPILKEKWILLEYYLQMLINHLENRVINHDEYSFSEFVINELGIEVYTHLISSSVVSIRKAHDY; encoded by the coding sequence TTGAATACGCAAAGTATTGAAATTTACCATATGTCTGGTGTGAAATACACTATTATAGACATTCCGATTCTAAAAGAAAAATGGATCTTACTTGAGTATTATTTGCAAATGTTAATTAATCACTTAGAAAATCGTGTAATAAACCATGATGAATATTCTTTTTCGGAATTTGTGATTAATGAACTTGGTATAGAAGTATATACCCACCTTATCTCTTCTTCGGTTGTTTCCATACGTAAGGCTCACGATTATTAA
- a CDS encoding N-acetylmuramoyl-L-alanine amidase family protein — translation MIKWMDDPGHGGHDPGAVGNGLKEKDIVMKIALMNRELIKEYEGIEHRLTRDRDTFVSLQDRVKMANDWGADYFTSLHVNAATPSANGYEDFVARVASAKSIANRNVMHDEIRKITSQFTNRGKKTAAFYVIAHTKMPAILTESGFISNPQDAALLKDENFLYKIAQGHVNGVVKIFGLKKKIVVPVSASQAQNQPAVRIQTGGLDSADKIKEISEFLMTKRWWAQLQFENNRNPRITTGGLNPSMRKEFEDWLKERNWWYTIV, via the coding sequence ATGATTAAGTGGATGGATGATCCTGGACACGGTGGCCATGATCCAGGAGCGGTCGGGAATGGCTTGAAAGAAAAAGACATTGTTATGAAAATTGCACTAATGAACCGCGAGCTTATTAAAGAATATGAGGGTATCGAACATCGGCTAACTCGTGACCGTGACACATTCGTTAGCTTACAAGATCGTGTCAAGATGGCTAACGATTGGGGAGCTGATTATTTCACATCTTTACATGTCAATGCTGCCACACCATCTGCGAATGGGTATGAAGACTTTGTAGCACGTGTAGCTTCTGCTAAGTCCATTGCCAACCGAAATGTCATGCATGATGAAATTAGAAAAATAACTTCACAGTTCACTAATCGAGGAAAGAAAACCGCTGCCTTTTATGTCATTGCTCACACGAAAATGCCAGCCATTCTAACGGAAAGTGGGTTTATTTCCAATCCACAGGATGCAGCTCTTTTGAAGGATGAGAACTTCCTATATAAGATTGCTCAGGGGCATGTGAATGGAGTTGTAAAAATATTTGGTTTGAAAAAGAAAATCGTTGTACCTGTTTCGGCATCGCAAGCACAAAATCAACCAGCGGTCCGTATCCAAACTGGTGGGCTAGACAGTGCAGATAAGATTAAGGAAATATCAGAGTTTTTAATGACTAAACGTTGGTGGGCACAACTTCAATTTGAGAACAACCGTAATCCACGTATCACTACAGGTGGATTAAACCCTTCCATGCGGAAAGAGTTTGAAGATTGGTTGAAAGAGCGCAATTGGTGGTATACGATAGTATAA
- a CDS encoding methionyl-tRNA formyltransferase: MDKITRNSKVHDEVDAAYNVLEMGGKKYIQINTYGSKDRKAKGIVSQTIQLSEEAVEQLQSIIDKEFS, from the coding sequence ATGGACAAAATCACCAGGAATTCAAAAGTTCATGATGAAGTGGATGCTGCCTACAATGTTCTTGAAATGGGTGGTAAAAAATATATACAAATTAACACCTATGGTTCGAAGGATCGAAAAGCAAAAGGAATTGTAAGCCAAACTATCCAACTTAGTGAAGAAGCAGTAGAGCAATTGCAGTCTATTATTGACAAGGAATTTTCCTAA
- a CDS encoding MarR family winged helix-turn-helix transcriptional regulator, which produces MSNIPSEERINAVRHFNRFMTRQIGALREGLLHSPYSLTESRVLFEIANNDNLTASNLIHELGLDAGYLSRLLARFEEKGLVQKERSATDARQRILKLTPEGEKAFSQLNERSYNEIAELLGELSESEQQQLINAMTTVEGLLNKKESLKYSGPYFLRQHEPGDMGWVVQQHGILYSKEYGWDQSFEALVSQIVADF; this is translated from the coding sequence TTGTCAAATATTCCGTCTGAAGAAAGAATAAATGCTGTTCGTCATTTTAATCGTTTTATGACAAGACAAATTGGGGCTTTGCGTGAGGGTTTATTACATAGCCCTTATTCACTAACAGAGTCAAGGGTACTATTTGAAATTGCTAACAACGATAACCTTACAGCATCAAATTTAATTCATGAGCTGGGACTGGATGCAGGGTATTTAAGTCGTTTATTAGCCCGATTTGAAGAGAAAGGTCTTGTACAAAAAGAGCGTTCCGCTACAGATGCTAGACAGCGTATCCTAAAACTTACTCCAGAAGGAGAAAAAGCTTTTTCTCAACTCAATGAACGTTCATACAATGAAATAGCTGAACTCCTTGGAGAATTGTCGGAAAGTGAACAACAACAATTAATTAACGCTATGACAACAGTTGAAGGATTGCTCAATAAGAAGGAGAGTCTTAAATATTCAGGACCATATTTTCTTCGTCAACATGAACCCGGTGATATGGGGTGGGTTGTTCAACAACATGGTATCTTATATTCAAAGGAATATGGATGGGACCAGAGTTTTGAAGCACTTGTATCTCAAATTGTAGCTGATTTTTAA